The Flavobacterium sp. 140616W15 sequence AATCAGAAGGATACCAAATAAGCACACAGCTTACATTTCCTAAAAATTGGGGCCTAGGCACATCATCGACATTATTAAACAATATTGCTCAATGGACAAAAATTGATGCTTTTACGCTTCTTAAAAACAGTTTTGGAGGTAGTGGTTACGATATTGCTTGTGCACAAAATAACACTCCTATATTATATCACTTACAACAAAATCTACCAACTGTAGAAACGGTAAACTTTAAACCTGAATTTAGCCAGAACATAAACTTTGTATACTTAAACAAAAAACAAAGCAGTAAAGCAGCAATAACCGCTTATTACAATAACAAAAACAGTCATCTGTCAAAGATAATTGCTAATAACGATAAAATAACACAAACTGTTATACAAGCCAAAACAGGAAAAGAATTTGCTAAAGCATTAGCAATTCATGAAGCTGAAATGAGCAATATCCTAGAAATGCAAACCATCAAAGAAAGACTATTTCCAGATTTTGAAGGCGTAATTAAAAGTCTTGGTGCATGGGGAGGCGATTTTGTAATGGTAATATCAAAAGACAACCCAACCGAATATTTTACAGCCAAAGGGTATAAAACGATAATTCCTTACAACGAAATGATATTGACTTAATCTAAACTTCTAATCTTTGTAACTAACAAAAACCTTGCTAAACTCTAGCAAGGTTTTTTGTTGTTATCTTATAAAAAACACAAACACCCTTCGCCTAACTCTTGGGACTTTTATTTTTGTCTGGGTAAGCGGATTCGAAACCCACGTAACTACAAAAGGTTTTAAACCCTTTTAGCATCAAAATACAATTAAGCAAAATCTCAAAACTTCTTGAACAAAAAAAATCCTGAAATATAAATATTTCAGGATTTTTAAATTTTATGTTTTATCTAAATCTTGATAAACTAGTAGCTAAAGTGAGCTCTATTATCAACGATCTTAGCATTGTCTTTTAATGCAGGAAGAATTCTGTTTACATCCTGAGCACTTTGTGCTTTTACTTTCTCAACATAAGGAGCATGGTTTGGTAAAGCTGGTGCTTTTACTGTGCTTATGTTTTTAACAACATAAACTCCAGTATTTCCTTCAATTGGAGCAGAAAGTTTACCCGCTGCCAAAGCAAATGCATTACCAACAACTTTTGGCTCTTGACCAACACCACCAGGTAAAGTTGGGTTGTCCATAGTAACATCTGTTGCTTGTTGTACAGCTACACCAGCGCTTTTAGCAATTGCTTCGATAGTAGTACCATTCATTTTAGCTTTAAGGATTTCAGCTTTTTTCTTGTTTTTAAGAATTGGCTCAACATAAGGTCTTGCAACATCTACTGAAACTAAACCTGTTTTGTTTATGCTCTTAAGTTGTGCAATTACGTGACCAACATTAGCTACCTCAAAACGCTTAACATCACCTTTGCTTGTTCCTTTTTCAAAAGCCCATCTTACGATAGTTCTTTGATTTCCTAATGGACCGAAATTTTCATCCATTGCTTTAACTGTAACTGCAGGAGAAACTGTTAATTTCATTTCAGCTGCAACTTTATTGAAGTCTTTGTCAGCAGCATCCATTTCAAATTTAGTTGCTTGAGTAAATACTCTATCAGAAGTTGCTTCTGAAGCTTCGATTTTTTGAGCTATAGTTGCTAAACGAACACCATCTTGTTTGTCTGTAATTTTGATAATATGGAAACCAAAAGGAGTTTCTACCAATCCTACTTTTCCAATTGGGTTATTGAAAACAAAATCATTGAATGGTTTCACCATTTGGTTTTGTCCAAAATATCCTAAATCTCCACCTTGTTGTGCAGATGAATCATCTGAAGCCGTAAAAGCTAACATTAAGAAACTATCTGGATTTGCATTAACTTGAGCCAAAATTTCTTCTGCTTTAGCTTTTGCTTGTTCTTTAGTTCTTCTTTCTTTTTGGTTTGGAACTTGAGCTCCTTCATAACTAATTAAGATATGACTTGCTTTTGCATTAACTCCTGCTTTTGATCCTAAAGATTTAGAAATACAGTAGTAGTTACCAAAAACATAAGGCCCATAAATTTCACCTGGAGCTAGGCTAAATAATTTATCAGCATCTACAGCTGGTAAATCTTTCTTAGCTACATAAGTTGAATCGTAAGGTACATCTGAATTTGAATTCACAAAGTCAGCAACATTCTTAGCAGATCTAAATCCAGGTAAAGTATCGTTTTTACCTGTTTTTTGGTTGTAAACAACACTTCCTGATAATAGAGAAGTAATTTTTGCTTTAATTTCTGCCTCATCTTCTTTTGAAGCTTTATCTTCAATTAAAACATACTGAACCTCACGAGTTTCATCTGCTTTAAATTTCTTTTCGTCTTTTTTCATGAAATCTACGATTTCTGAATCAGATACTTTTACATCGCTATCCTTGATAGAAGAATATAAACCAGCTACAAAAGCAAAATTAACTTTGTTTGCTTCCATTTCATATTTCAACTTCCCTTCAGCAACAGTTGTATAAAGACCTGCTTTAATCAACGTATTGTATATTTGGTATTTTGCATTCAAATCTGCATCTTTCTCTCTATCTTTTAAATATTGAGCTTGCTCTGGATTTGCTTTAAAATATTCTTTAAATTTTGCTACATCAAAAACCCCTGCTGCATTTAAGAACATTGGATTTCTTCCGATATTTTGGTCTGCTTTTAAAACTTCAAGTAAATGTTTTTCACCAACTCTTAATCCTAATTTATCAAACTCTGATGATAACAAAGCAATAGAAACCTCTTGATCCCATACTCTGTTTGCAGCTTCAGTGGAAGTTATTCCTTGCCCACTTTTTTCAACATTACTAACTTTGATTCTAAAATCTTCAAATGAAATATCTTTCCCATTGATGCTTCCTACGTCTTTTGAACTCTCACCAAAATTTCCACTACTGAAAAGATCTTGAATGATAAATGCAAATAATGCAAGTGCAATAGCGCCTATCAATAAAGCGGAACGTTGTCTAATTTTTGCTAAAACTGCCATTTTTATTGTTGTTAATTTTATATTCAGTTTGCGAAAATACAATTATCTAGCTAATAATAATACTAGTAGCAATTTATTTTCTAAGAATTTTTATTTTTCTAAAAAAATCACTCTTTTATAGTCAATTTTACCAATTCTATTTTCTTATTTGTTGCCTCTTCTATCACAAAATGATAGTTCCCTATAGTGATTTCTTCTCCTATTTGAGGGATTTCTTTAGTATGATCTACAATAAAACCACCTAAAGTACCATAAGAATCACTTTCTGGGATATCTAATTTATAAGCCTCATTTAAATACTCAACATCAAATCGAGTCGAGAAAATATACCTACCTTCTCCCAATTCTTTTTCTATCAATTCCTCATCCGAATCATGCTCATCTTCTATCTCACCAAACAATTCCTCGACAATATCTTCAACAGTTATAATTCCAGAAGTACCACCGTATTCGTCTAAAACTACTGCTACGCTTTTTCGTTTCTTGGTAAGCAAGTTCAAAACATCTTTTATATAAACTGTTTCTGGAACAAACTCAACAGGAATCAATACTGATTTTATCGTATCTGGCTTTTTAAACAAATCAAACGAATGAACATAACCTAGAATATCATCCAACGAGTTTTGATAAACAAGAATCTTTGAATAGCCTGTTTCTACAAATAAAGCTTTAAGTTCATCTACAGTATCAAAAAGTTCTACAGCATCAATTTCGGTCCGAGGAGTCATTATATCCCTTGCTTTTACTCCCGAAAATTCTAATGCATTCTGAAATATCTGTATCTCCGAATCAACTTCTTCATCATCTTCTACTGTACTCATTTGCTCAGAAATATAATTTCCAAGCTCTGCTTTACTAAAAAAAAACTGTACCTGATCTCCCTCGGTCTTAAAAAATCTTCTTAAAATAAAATCCGAAATCCAGATAAAAAAAGTAGAGATATAATAAAAAAGCCAATAAAAAAATACGCCGGAAGTGCAAAAAACTTAATTAAAGAATTCGCATAAATTTGAAAAAACACCTTCGGAAAAAACTCTGCAGTGATTAAAATAAAAAAAGTAGAAATCAAAGTTTGAATAAGTAAACTGGCAACATCCGAAAAATGATAGCCAAACTTAACAAGTGCACCTAAAAGCAAATCACCCATAAAAAACTATAAACAACTATAGCAATATTGTTTCCAATAAGCATAGCAGCTATAAA is a genomic window containing:
- a CDS encoding peptidylprolyl isomerase, with product MAVLAKIRQRSALLIGAIALALFAFIIQDLFSSGNFGESSKDVGSINGKDISFEDFRIKVSNVEKSGQGITSTEAANRVWDQEVSIALLSSEFDKLGLRVGEKHLLEVLKADQNIGRNPMFLNAAGVFDVAKFKEYFKANPEQAQYLKDREKDADLNAKYQIYNTLIKAGLYTTVAEGKLKYEMEANKVNFAFVAGLYSSIKDSDVKVSDSEIVDFMKKDEKKFKADETREVQYVLIEDKASKEDEAEIKAKITSLLSGSVVYNQKTGKNDTLPGFRSAKNVADFVNSNSDVPYDSTYVAKKDLPAVDADKLFSLAPGEIYGPYVFGNYYCISKSLGSKAGVNAKASHILISYEGAQVPNQKERRTKEQAKAKAEEILAQVNANPDSFLMLAFTASDDSSAQQGGDLGYFGQNQMVKPFNDFVFNNPIGKVGLVETPFGFHIIKITDKQDGVRLATIAQKIEASEATSDRVFTQATKFEMDAADKDFNKVAAEMKLTVSPAVTVKAMDENFGPLGNQRTIVRWAFEKGTSKGDVKRFEVANVGHVIAQLKSINKTGLVSVDVARPYVEPILKNKKKAEILKAKMNGTTIEAIAKSAGVAVQQATDVTMDNPTLPGGVGQEPKVVGNAFALAAGKLSAPIEGNTGVYVVKNISTVKAPALPNHAPYVEKVKAQSAQDVNRILPALKDNAKIVDNRAHFSY
- a CDS encoding GYDIA family GHMP kinase; translated protein: MKTTFYSNGKLLITGEYLVLDGAKAFALPTKFGQNLVVAKGENQEIQWKSYDADTSIWFEDTITFAEITDNPEPETETIKTTLINILHEAYLLNPEFLTQSEGYQISTQLTFPKNWGLGTSSTLLNNIAQWTKIDAFTLLKNSFGGSGYDIACAQNNTPILYHLQQNLPTVETVNFKPEFSQNINFVYLNKKQSSKAAITAYYNNKNSHLSKIIANNDKITQTVIQAKTGKEFAKALAIHEAEMSNILEMQTIKERLFPDFEGVIKSLGAWGGDFVMVISKDNPTEYFTAKGYKTIIPYNEMILT